The Edaphobacter sp. 12200R-103 genome contains a region encoding:
- a CDS encoding choice-of-anchor D domain-containing protein: MLVTGRTTPQPGTSGQTANPNLTVSPASLNFPNAVVVTGTSASTLTATVTNTGAQPFPVGIGVTGDFIDSTNCNGSLAGGASCSVVVTFTPSQPGTRQGLLSVATGAASTPVCVGLTGTALPILPANNGSLDLGSTPVGQPVVEWYKIAQPLNRLTATASGDFKVLVVEDIGYGHGQAAASEFTSSSTGSCINCWVGIQFLPSTAGAYQGTLSFMSASNGAAYSVTLRGDGLPLSGLLLTPAQQDFGPVAVHSSSPASLFTLTNLTASNVTFSTPSTSEDFIIRSEVTGGSACIGSVAPGASCFVQVAFAPTATGPAAGTLTLTSDGGTAKAALTGYGSPDTGLSLNPAALVFSNVPSSSATQQTITVSNTGAYDLEIAALSSSSSAFQTGITCGTLTAGASCTVTVNFVPQSAQVSAVLSIPVTSSAPGDPQTTYTIPLSGAYTAENSGLQILPAVSDFGPTATGTSGIVRQFVVNNLTMQTVDLGLSLPRQFSLTGSTCSTLDAGRGCTFNVAFTPLTNGAVTGTIAAHATPAGGGVTLSGLGYVKGFGTGQASLTVTGDLLPGNLLAFGQVPSGQTSIQSLTLTNNGNSLITVRRITTEWPFLSTTNCGMALSPGESCTVTITYSPLDQVATGSSPAPFNTDSGTIVIESDAASSPELIPLSGTVTPQYVTVPLNAAPVYAYIVSQGSVHFDATRAGEASPAQILNLTNTGTGTIHVSGLRAPADFSVQGDCSTIVAGASCPLQLTFIPQGSPSQTASTILGALEILSNSSTSLEFVSLSGTATPSSLAISPASLNFGQVLVGSSATLQSVVTNYSSGPATIRNITANGDTAFRAIVQGREPSWLRRHHAACKSSSGPHRRVCAQALSLSPVR, from the coding sequence GTGCTCGTTACGGGAAGGACAACTCCGCAGCCGGGCACCAGCGGTCAGACGGCGAATCCGAATCTTACTGTCAGTCCAGCCTCGCTTAATTTCCCCAATGCAGTCGTCGTGACCGGAACTTCGGCCAGCACGCTGACCGCGACGGTTACAAACACCGGGGCGCAACCGTTTCCTGTCGGGATTGGGGTGACGGGAGACTTTATCGACTCCACCAACTGCAATGGCAGCCTCGCTGGAGGAGCCTCGTGCTCGGTCGTCGTTACCTTCACGCCATCGCAGCCCGGCACTCGGCAGGGACTGCTCTCGGTCGCGACCGGAGCGGCGAGCACACCGGTCTGCGTCGGCCTCACCGGAACAGCGCTTCCCATTCTTCCCGCGAACAACGGCTCGCTCGATCTGGGCAGCACTCCCGTAGGCCAGCCGGTGGTTGAGTGGTACAAGATCGCGCAGCCTCTCAACCGCCTGACGGCCACGGCCAGTGGAGACTTCAAGGTGCTGGTGGTGGAAGACATCGGTTATGGTCACGGACAGGCGGCGGCATCGGAGTTCACCTCTTCCTCAACAGGCTCCTGCATCAACTGCTGGGTGGGTATTCAGTTTTTGCCATCCACTGCCGGCGCGTACCAGGGAACGCTCAGTTTTATGTCCGCCAGCAACGGTGCGGCATATTCTGTAACGCTGCGGGGAGACGGCCTCCCGCTTAGCGGACTTCTGCTGACTCCAGCCCAGCAGGACTTCGGTCCGGTGGCCGTTCACAGCTCCAGTCCTGCCAGCCTCTTCACCCTGACCAACCTCACAGCATCAAACGTTACCTTTTCGACGCCTTCTACCAGCGAAGATTTTATTATCCGGAGCGAAGTTACTGGAGGCTCTGCCTGCATCGGGAGCGTCGCTCCAGGAGCCTCCTGCTTCGTCCAGGTAGCCTTTGCACCGACTGCGACCGGCCCCGCCGCAGGAACCCTCACACTCACCTCCGACGGAGGGACCGCAAAGGCAGCGCTGACTGGATACGGATCTCCCGATACCGGACTGTCGCTCAACCCTGCCGCGCTTGTCTTTTCCAACGTACCCAGCTCCTCGGCAACCCAACAAACCATTACCGTCTCGAATACGGGTGCCTATGATCTCGAGATTGCCGCACTCAGCTCCAGCTCTTCTGCTTTCCAGACAGGCATCACCTGCGGAACCCTTACCGCAGGCGCAAGCTGTACGGTTACCGTGAACTTCGTACCGCAGAGCGCGCAGGTCTCTGCGGTACTTTCGATTCCAGTCACCAGCAGCGCTCCAGGCGATCCGCAGACGACGTACACCATTCCACTCTCCGGTGCGTATACAGCCGAGAACAGCGGACTGCAGATTCTTCCGGCCGTAAGCGACTTCGGTCCGACCGCAACGGGCACCTCCGGCATCGTTCGCCAGTTTGTCGTAAACAATCTCACGATGCAGACGGTCGACCTTGGACTGAGCCTTCCCCGCCAGTTCAGCCTGACGGGATCGACTTGCTCCACACTCGACGCGGGTCGGGGATGCACATTCAACGTGGCGTTTACGCCTCTCACAAACGGAGCCGTAACAGGCACAATCGCTGCACATGCCACGCCTGCGGGCGGAGGCGTGACGCTCAGCGGCCTGGGCTACGTCAAAGGATTCGGAACCGGGCAGGCGTCGCTTACTGTTACCGGCGATCTTTTGCCGGGCAATCTTCTCGCGTTCGGGCAGGTTCCATCCGGGCAGACCTCGATCCAGAGCCTGACCCTGACGAACAACGGCAACAGCCTGATAACTGTTCGCCGCATTACCACTGAGTGGCCCTTCCTTTCGACGACGAACTGCGGGATGGCGCTCTCTCCCGGCGAAAGCTGCACTGTCACCATCACCTACTCGCCCCTTGATCAGGTTGCGACCGGGTCGAGTCCCGCACCCTTCAATACCGACTCCGGAACAATCGTCATCGAGAGCGATGCCGCCTCCAGCCCGGAGCTGATTCCATTGAGCGGTACGGTTACTCCGCAGTATGTCACGGTTCCCCTGAACGCCGCTCCGGTCTATGCCTATATCGTCTCGCAGGGCTCCGTTCACTTCGACGCGACCCGCGCAGGGGAGGCATCGCCCGCACAGATCCTCAACCTTACCAACACCGGAACGGGAACCATTCACGTCAGCGGACTTCGCGCGCCAGCGGATTTCTCCGTACAGGGAGACTGCTCGACGATCGTCGCTGGAGCGAGCTGTCCCCTGCAGTTGACCTTCATACCGCAGGGGTCGCCTTCGCAGACCGCCTCCACGATCCTGGGTGCGCTTGAGATCCTTTCCAACTCCAGCACATCGCTTGAGTTCGTAAGTTTGTCCGGCACCGCCACACCTTCGAGCCTGGCGATCTCGCCAGCATCTCTCAATTTCGGGCAGGTCCTCGTAGGCAGTTCAGCAACGCTTCAGAGTGTTGTTACGAACTACAGCTCCGGCCCGGCGACGATTCGCAACATCACTGCCAACGGGGATACAGCCTTCAGGGCAATTGTCCAAGGCCGGGAGCCCAGCTGGCTGCGTCGGCATCATGCAGCCTGCAAATCATCTTCAGGCCCGCACAGGAGGGTGTGCGCGCAGGCGCTGTCGCTGTCTCCAGTTCGCTGA
- a CDS encoding choice-of-anchor D domain-containing protein, which yields MRAGAVAVSSSLTTLPLAISLTGTGIQLHLLATPSVLSFGDTALGTSTSLAVSITNSGTAPVNGVSVSTTGDYAVQKPCPLTTLAPGGRCDLTIVFTPKAAGNRPGTLRVTSSDPGSPLAMALTGNGVAPKGFVFSVDGASTSALTIKSGASAGYHLSLAPQNGFTGTVVVNCTPVLPAQYASCSLLPSTVNLTGTSAQTSTATLNTVMKVSTASSSSTQALRWAVLLLPFGVFFVRHRSKSVLFLLLVSGATLLTSACGSGGTVVINQDDPDLRYTPPGTYQYSVTASTVNGTPISQTITLKLIVTKP from the coding sequence GTGCGCGCAGGCGCTGTCGCTGTCTCCAGTTCGCTGACGACGCTGCCGCTAGCCATCAGCCTCACCGGAACCGGAATCCAGCTCCACCTCCTGGCCACGCCCAGCGTTCTTTCGTTCGGAGACACAGCTCTGGGAACCTCGACGAGCCTTGCAGTTTCGATCACCAACAGCGGAACTGCGCCCGTCAACGGCGTCAGCGTCTCCACTACAGGTGATTATGCCGTACAGAAGCCCTGCCCCCTTACAACCCTTGCTCCAGGAGGTCGCTGTGATCTGACGATCGTCTTTACCCCCAAGGCAGCGGGAAATCGCCCAGGCACGTTGCGCGTCACCAGCTCCGATCCCGGATCTCCGTTAGCGATGGCGCTGACAGGGAACGGAGTGGCGCCAAAGGGGTTCGTCTTTTCCGTCGATGGTGCAAGCACATCTGCCCTCACGATCAAAAGCGGGGCGTCTGCGGGATATCACCTGTCGCTTGCACCGCAGAACGGATTTACCGGCACGGTCGTGGTGAACTGCACCCCGGTTCTGCCGGCGCAGTATGCATCCTGCTCGCTGCTACCGTCTACGGTGAACCTGACAGGAACATCAGCCCAGACCTCGACGGCCACACTGAATACGGTGATGAAAGTGAGCACCGCCTCGTCTTCAAGTACACAGGCATTGCGGTGGGCTGTTCTCCTGCTTCCCTTCGGAGTCTTTTTCGTGCGCCACCGTTCGAAATCCGTGCTATTTCTTCTGCTGGTCAGCGGAGCAACGCTTCTCACCTCCGCCTGTGGAAGCGGCGGGACAGTCGTCATTAATCAGGACGATCCAGACCTCCGCTACACACCGCCGGGAACCTACCAGTACAGCGTAACGGCAAGCACCGTAAACGGCACTCCCATCAGCCAGACCATCACCCTCAAACTTATCGTGACGAAGCCGTAA
- the ribB gene encoding 3,4-dihydroxy-2-butanone-4-phosphate synthase produces MFSEVSEAVADIRAGRMVVVVDDEDRENEGDLTLAAEFVTPEAINFMAKYGRGLICLTLTEERADYLRLSPMTQENTSRFGTAFTETIEAREGVTTGISAADRAHTIRVAIDPHSTAHDLARPGHVFPLRARKGGVLVRAGQTEASVDLARMGGLIPAGVICEIMNDDGTMARVPDLVKFCQEHSLKMVTVADLIRYRLQNERYIHRVAESVMPTAYGDFRVIAYESEVEGGESHVALVYGDVAGVEPVPVRVHTHCLAGDVFGTTLCDCRAVVDNSLRIIAEAGRGALVYLHNGGTGFGIDRSVTPHRVVFHRDHRARERHEDRAQRTLRQVGLGGQILSDLRIHKIRLLTNTPTHVPALQGFGIEIVEQVPIPLEGVTPRL; encoded by the coding sequence ATGTTTTCTGAGGTCAGTGAAGCGGTTGCGGATATTCGTGCAGGCAGGATGGTGGTGGTTGTCGATGATGAGGACCGTGAGAACGAAGGCGACCTTACCCTGGCAGCAGAGTTCGTTACTCCGGAGGCGATCAACTTCATGGCGAAGTACGGTCGAGGCCTTATCTGCCTGACGCTGACCGAAGAGCGTGCGGACTATCTTCGACTCTCCCCTATGACCCAGGAGAACACCTCGCGGTTCGGTACGGCGTTTACCGAAACCATCGAGGCCCGCGAGGGAGTCACTACCGGCATCTCGGCCGCCGATCGCGCCCATACGATCCGCGTTGCCATCGACCCCCATTCCACCGCCCACGATCTCGCGCGTCCGGGGCACGTCTTTCCTCTGCGGGCCCGCAAAGGCGGTGTACTGGTGCGCGCCGGCCAGACCGAGGCCTCCGTCGATCTGGCCAGGATGGGAGGCTTGATTCCTGCCGGCGTGATCTGCGAGATCATGAACGACGACGGCACGATGGCGCGGGTACCCGATCTGGTGAAGTTCTGCCAGGAGCACAGCCTCAAGATGGTGACCGTGGCCGACCTGATCCGGTACCGGCTGCAGAACGAGCGTTATATCCATCGCGTTGCGGAGTCCGTCATGCCGACGGCATACGGCGACTTCCGTGTGATCGCCTACGAGAGCGAGGTTGAAGGCGGAGAGTCTCATGTTGCCCTGGTCTATGGTGACGTCGCAGGGGTGGAGCCCGTTCCCGTGCGCGTGCATACTCACTGCCTGGCCGGTGACGTCTTCGGGACGACTCTCTGCGACTGTAGAGCGGTGGTCGACAATTCACTGAGGATCATCGCCGAGGCAGGACGCGGGGCGCTGGTGTACCTGCACAACGGCGGCACGGGATTCGGGATCGATCGCAGCGTGACGCCGCATCGCGTGGTCTTCCATCGCGACCATCGCGCGCGCGAGCGCCACGAAGACCGTGCCCAGCGAACCCTGCGGCAGGTGGGTCTGGGAGGACAGATTCTCTCTGACCTGAGAATCCATAAGATTCGGCTGCTGACCAACACGCCCACACATGTACCTGCACTTCAGGGCTTCGGCATTGAGATCGTCGAGCAGGTTCCCATTCCTTTGGAGGGAGTGACGCCACGCCTTTGA
- a CDS encoding S10 family peptidase: MSSTAPLAASQENRPQQSEPKVQDDRPKQEATVPVPPETNSVTKHDLTLNGQVIHYTATAGNLLIRDDQDHPNASIFYVAYTQDGADARTRPVTFFFNGGPGAATIWLHMGSFGPVRVETRSPEATGPAPYRWVPNEYSLLDKTDLVFIDAPLCGFSRAVGKGTMKDFAGTDQDIRAFRRFIERYVTANQRWSSPKFLFGESYGTTRAAGLAAALQNDGMPFNGVVLLSSILNYGIRNPGYDIENIGYLPSFAAIGYYYKKVKTTESLSDWVEHAREFARGPYAEALSKGDHIPQAEFDSVARELSALTGLKVEYLKQTRLRITPGRFREELLRDDSRTLGRYDARFMGWDPDAAGETPGFDPSDTGISGAFLGAFHDYVQKELKYMSQETYYTSGPGVNQAWDFKHEAPGQGRRPLPVPDTALDLADAMRKNPSLKVFSANGYFDLATPFFATEYDLTHMSLPPQLARNVEFGYYPAGHMVYLNVDALRQMKADLLRFYAEALHN, encoded by the coding sequence ATGTCCTCGACTGCGCCGCTCGCCGCAAGCCAGGAGAACCGGCCGCAGCAGAGCGAACCAAAGGTGCAGGACGACAGGCCGAAACAAGAGGCGACCGTCCCCGTTCCGCCCGAGACCAACTCCGTCACCAAGCACGATCTTACCCTCAACGGCCAGGTCATTCACTACACGGCGACGGCGGGCAATCTTCTCATCCGCGACGATCAGGACCACCCGAATGCCAGCATCTTTTACGTCGCCTATACGCAGGATGGCGCCGATGCCAGGACCCGCCCGGTCACGTTCTTCTTCAACGGAGGTCCGGGAGCCGCGACCATCTGGCTGCACATGGGATCCTTCGGGCCGGTGCGGGTAGAGACCAGAAGCCCTGAGGCAACTGGACCGGCTCCCTATCGGTGGGTGCCTAACGAATACAGCCTGCTCGACAAAACTGACCTTGTCTTCATCGATGCTCCGCTCTGCGGCTTTTCGCGTGCCGTAGGCAAGGGAACCATGAAAGATTTCGCCGGAACCGACCAGGACATTCGTGCCTTCCGGCGCTTCATCGAGCGATATGTCACCGCCAATCAGCGGTGGAGTTCCCCAAAGTTCCTCTTTGGAGAGTCATACGGCACCACCCGCGCCGCAGGACTGGCGGCCGCTCTGCAGAACGATGGGATGCCTTTCAACGGAGTCGTCCTGCTCTCCTCGATCCTCAACTATGGCATTCGGAATCCTGGCTATGATATTGAAAATATTGGATATTTACCGTCGTTTGCTGCGATAGGCTACTACTACAAGAAGGTGAAGACGACGGAATCCTTATCCGATTGGGTCGAGCATGCCCGAGAATTTGCCCGCGGCCCCTATGCCGAGGCGCTGTCCAAAGGCGACCATATCCCGCAGGCCGAGTTCGACTCGGTTGCTCGGGAGCTCTCCGCGCTGACAGGCCTGAAGGTCGAGTATTTGAAGCAGACCAGACTCCGCATCACTCCCGGGAGGTTCCGCGAGGAGTTGCTGCGGGACGATTCCCGCACCCTGGGGCGCTACGACGCCCGTTTTATGGGGTGGGACCCAGATGCTGCGGGTGAGACCCCCGGTTTCGATCCCTCCGACACTGGCATCAGTGGGGCCTTTCTCGGAGCCTTCCACGACTATGTTCAGAAAGAGCTGAAGTACATGAGTCAGGAGACCTATTACACGTCAGGGCCGGGCGTGAACCAGGCATGGGACTTCAAGCACGAGGCTCCCGGACAGGGCCGGCGCCCGTTGCCGGTTCCCGACACGGCGCTCGACCTGGCTGATGCTATGCGCAAGAACCCCTCGCTGAAGGTGTTCTCCGCAAACGGGTACTTTGACCTGGCAACGCCGTTTTTCGCAACAGAGTACGATCTGACCCACATGAGCTTGCCTCCACAGCTGGCCCGCAACGTGGAGTTTGGTTACTATCCGGCGGGTCACATGGTCTACCTGAATGTGGACGCGCTGAGGCAGATGAAGGCCGATCTGCTAAGGTTCTATGCCGAAGCGCTCCATAACTGA
- the crcB gene encoding fluoride efflux transporter CrcB — MQKYLYVAIGGALGSLARFCIGSYVTNRLGTRFPYGTLIINITACAILGFCLTLMDRRGEIHTAWRFLIPIGFVGAYSTFSTFEWEAYSSLEMGTFFIAALYITASVLLGLFAVWCGIFIAKLLS; from the coding sequence TTGCAGAAATATCTGTATGTCGCCATCGGAGGTGCGTTGGGATCACTGGCCCGCTTCTGCATCGGCTCCTACGTGACAAACCGGCTGGGGACGCGGTTTCCTTATGGCACGCTGATCATCAACATCACTGCGTGTGCGATCCTGGGTTTCTGCCTTACTCTGATGGACCGGCGCGGGGAGATTCACACAGCGTGGAGATTTCTCATTCCCATCGGCTTTGTCGGAGCTTACAGCACGTTTTCTACCTTTGAGTGGGAGGCTTATTCAAGCCTGGAGATGGGCACCTTCTTTATCGCGGCCCTGTATATAACGGCCAGTGTTCTGCTGGGATTATTCGCGGTGTGGTGCGGAATTTTCATCGCAAAGCTGCTGTCGTGA
- a CDS encoding DUF190 domain-containing protein — translation MLNAGKAVKVSIYVSEGSTHHGASTYSTILDFLFFRGIAGATVFKGIAGFGADHHLHSTSLIDISDRLPLKIEFIETPEKVDEILGKLQEMVGSGMIEVQETTIVKAPQTSVAAPALSTPVKIEGKARMMRIFIGESDRWQGKPLYEALVSALRAHDLAGVTVHRGILGYGAHRRVHKDKPLHLSRDGSILLSVIDTEEKLQSFLPIIESMVIEGLVVLSDVDIIKYSHRTLETDEGGSPTEPAKL, via the coding sequence ATGTTGAACGCCGGAAAGGCAGTCAAGGTATCCATCTATGTGAGCGAGGGATCGACCCATCACGGAGCTTCGACCTACTCCACGATTCTCGATTTTCTCTTCTTCCGCGGTATTGCCGGAGCCACGGTATTCAAGGGTATAGCAGGCTTTGGCGCGGACCATCACCTGCATTCCACCAGCCTGATCGATATCTCCGACCGGCTCCCGCTAAAGATCGAGTTCATTGAGACGCCGGAGAAGGTGGACGAGATCCTGGGTAAATTGCAGGAGATGGTCGGTTCCGGGATGATCGAGGTGCAAGAGACGACGATCGTCAAAGCGCCTCAGACTTCCGTGGCGGCTCCTGCACTTTCCACCCCGGTAAAGATCGAGGGCAAGGCCCGGATGATGCGCATCTTTATCGGCGAGAGCGACCGCTGGCAGGGTAAGCCGCTCTATGAGGCGCTGGTAAGCGCGCTGCGCGCACATGATCTGGCCGGAGTCACGGTTCACAGGGGAATTCTTGGGTACGGCGCTCATCGCCGCGTCCATAAGGACAAGCCGCTGCATCTTTCACGAGACGGATCTATTCTGTTGTCTGTGATCGATACGGAGGAGAAGCTGCAATCGTTTCTTCCTATCATCGAAAGCATGGTGATCGAGGGTCTCGTCGTGCTCTCAGACGTGGACATCATCAAATATTCTCATCGCACGCTGGAGACCGATGAGGGAGGCTCACCGACCGAGCCTGCCAAGTTATGA
- a CDS encoding voltage-gated chloride channel family protein, translating to MPKYRSRIAGDQVRLLVDLARWVPIASAVGIMAGSASALLLDSLTLATNVRESHRWLILFLAPAGLLVGYLYKVFGSSVEAGNNLILEEVHDPKAVIPVRMTPLVLLGTFMSHLFGGSAGREGTAIQTGASLADQLTRPLGLSARDRRILLMSGISAGFGSVFGTPLAGAIFGIEVLAFGTVSYDAIAPCFIAAFIGDLVTKAWGVHHTIFTVAEVPALHVSGIFYSMIAGVVFGLVAMAFAKTTHGVSHLSRRFVSFAPMRPFVGGIIVSATVFLMGTTKYIGLGIPTIVASFHTKLPPYDFAVKSILTSLTLGTGFKGGEVTPLFFIGSTLGNSLSRILPLPSSLLAGMGFVAVFAGAANTPIASTLMAVELFGAEAGAYAAIACVLSYLFSGHSGIYHAQRVGRSKHISAVAEEGLSLALVSKMRESASPRAQEAIDEDELQEMLDIEEAEETDSIAGH from the coding sequence TTGCCTAAATACCGTTCTCGAATCGCTGGCGACCAGGTGCGCCTCCTGGTGGATCTTGCGCGTTGGGTCCCGATCGCCAGCGCTGTCGGAATCATGGCGGGCTCGGCGTCGGCGTTGCTGCTCGATTCACTGACTCTGGCGACGAATGTACGCGAGAGCCATCGCTGGCTGATTCTGTTTCTGGCGCCCGCCGGATTATTGGTTGGCTATCTGTATAAGGTCTTCGGCAGTTCGGTCGAAGCGGGAAACAACCTCATCCTGGAAGAGGTTCACGATCCGAAGGCAGTCATTCCCGTCCGCATGACTCCGCTGGTTCTGCTGGGGACATTTATGAGTCACCTGTTTGGAGGCTCGGCCGGGCGCGAGGGGACGGCGATCCAGACAGGCGCCTCGCTGGCCGATCAGCTTACCCGTCCTTTAGGACTAAGCGCGCGCGACCGCCGTATCCTGCTGATGTCAGGGATCAGTGCGGGCTTCGGCTCCGTCTTCGGCACGCCGCTGGCCGGCGCTATCTTCGGAATCGAAGTGCTTGCTTTCGGAACCGTCAGCTACGACGCCATTGCACCATGCTTTATAGCCGCCTTCATCGGCGACCTCGTCACAAAAGCCTGGGGGGTGCATCACACAATCTTCACTGTAGCCGAGGTTCCTGCGCTTCACGTCAGCGGCATCTTCTATTCGATGATTGCCGGGGTCGTCTTCGGGCTGGTCGCGATGGCATTTGCTAAAACAACCCATGGCGTCTCCCATCTTTCGCGCCGGTTCGTCTCGTTCGCTCCGATGCGCCCGTTCGTCGGCGGAATCATTGTGAGCGCGACCGTGTTCCTGATGGGAACGACGAAGTACATCGGCCTGGGAATCCCGACCATCGTCGCCTCCTTCCATACAAAGCTGCCTCCGTATGACTTCGCGGTGAAATCCATCCTGACCTCGCTTACGCTGGGAACTGGCTTCAAGGGGGGCGAGGTCACTCCGTTGTTCTTTATCGGCTCCACATTGGGGAACTCGCTCTCCCGTATTCTGCCCCTTCCCTCTTCCCTGCTCGCAGGCATGGGGTTTGTCGCGGTCTTTGCGGGTGCGGCAAACACACCCATCGCCTCCACTCTGATGGCCGTGGAGCTGTTTGGAGCCGAGGCGGGGGCATATGCCGCCATCGCCTGTGTGCTCAGCTACCTTTTCTCCGGTCACTCGGGCATCTATCACGCCCAGCGCGTCGGCAGGAGCAAACATATCAGCGCCGTTGCTGAAGAAGGCCTCTCGCTGGCGCTCGTCTCCAAGATGCGGGAGAGCGCTTCTCCCCGTGCGCAAGAGGCAATTGACGAAGACGAACTCCAGGAGATGCTGGACATCGAAGAGGCGGAAGAAACCGACAGCATCGCCGGCCACTGA
- a CDS encoding dienelactone hydrolase family protein — protein MRRSTIALLVLLLAVAALPHSVFAQEWAKTRLDASPRHREYVTLKHDGRSVQAFVVYPEVNRKTPVIVLIHEIFGLSDWAKEMADELAGAGYIVIAPDLLSGTGPGGGGTDSYSGMDAITKAVSGLDPNTVNADLDAAADYGERLPASNGTVVTVGFCWGGGKSFAFATHRKDLAAAFVFYGPPPSEFSTITAPVYGFYAGNDARIGATVPATATGMKAAGKKFEHVMYDGAGHGFMRAGEDPANTNPANKTARDKAFARLTSLLKALPGGSAAVVGPASNISAPRMAKSEVSCHAAGDSAAIM, from the coding sequence ATGCGACGCTCAACGATTGCCCTACTCGTCCTGCTTCTTGCCGTGGCCGCACTCCCGCACTCTGTCTTTGCCCAGGAGTGGGCGAAGACCCGCCTCGATGCGTCACCCCGTCATCGTGAGTACGTCACCCTGAAGCACGACGGCCGTTCCGTGCAGGCTTTCGTCGTCTACCCGGAGGTCAACCGCAAGACTCCGGTCATCGTTCTTATCCATGAGATCTTCGGGCTCTCGGACTGGGCGAAGGAGATGGCCGACGAGCTCGCAGGGGCCGGCTACATTGTCATCGCTCCCGATCTGCTCTCCGGCACCGGTCCTGGAGGCGGCGGAACGGATTCCTACTCCGGCATGGACGCCATCACAAAGGCTGTTTCAGGCCTTGATCCCAACACCGTCAACGCGGACCTGGATGCTGCGGCGGACTATGGCGAGCGGCTTCCCGCCTCGAACGGAACTGTTGTAACCGTTGGCTTCTGCTGGGGAGGCGGCAAGTCGTTCGCCTTCGCCACGCACCGCAAGGACCTGGCAGCAGCGTTCGTCTTCTACGGCCCTCCCCCTTCGGAGTTCTCGACGATCACGGCACCCGTATATGGCTTTTACGCAGGCAATGATGCGCGCATTGGAGCGACCGTGCCTGCCACCGCCACCGGAATGAAGGCAGCGGGAAAAAAGTTCGAACACGTGATGTACGATGGAGCGGGCCACGGCTTTATGCGCGCAGGTGAAGATCCCGCCAACACCAATCCGGCCAACAAGACGGCTCGGGACAAAGCATTCGCTCGGCTCACTTCATTACTCAAAGCCCTGCCGGGCGGCTCAGCGGCTGTCGTCGGCCCTGCATCGAACATCTCGGCACCCCGGATGGCTAAATCTGAGGTCTCGTGCCATGCGGCAGGCGATTCGGCTGCGATAATGTAA
- a CDS encoding peroxiredoxin-like family protein, whose amino-acid sequence MPVSLNTSLQDQLDRITQNTRALVQPERLAFSEKTVAELFATGIEDRALRPGSQAPSFSLPDARTGKLVHSADLVALGPLVIKFFRGRWCPYCVTELETWRDLGDEVRRRGALLVAISPQAPRQNAFMLDQHELTFPLLTDAGCAIAEQFGIAYTITPEHRRYFQSILVNIPYNHAGLSYNTATEESWRLPLPATFIVKRNNTITFTEAHADFRVRPEPSEVLAALDVV is encoded by the coding sequence GTGCCCGTTTCGTTGAATACTTCGCTCCAGGACCAGCTTGATCGCATCACCCAGAACACCCGTGCGCTCGTTCAGCCTGAACGTCTCGCCTTCTCCGAGAAGACTGTAGCCGAGCTGTTCGCAACGGGAATTGAAGACCGTGCTCTCAGGCCCGGCTCGCAGGCGCCCTCGTTCTCCCTGCCGGACGCCCGCACCGGCAAGCTTGTTCACTCCGCTGACCTGGTTGCGCTGGGACCGCTCGTCATCAAATTCTTTCGCGGCCGCTGGTGCCCGTACTGCGTGACTGAGCTTGAGACGTGGCGTGACCTGGGCGATGAAGTTCGCAGGCGCGGAGCACTGCTGGTCGCCATCTCCCCGCAGGCGCCGCGGCAAAACGCCTTCATGCTCGACCAGCATGAACTAACCTTCCCCCTGCTGACGGACGCGGGATGTGCAATCGCCGAGCAATTCGGCATCGCATATACCATCACTCCCGAACATCGCCGCTACTTCCAGTCCATCCTGGTGAACATCCCCTATAATCACGCCGGATTGAGCTACAACACTGCTACCGAGGAGAGCTGGCGGCTGCCTCTGCCTGCAACCTTCATTGTGAAGCGGAATAATACAATCACCTTCACAGAGGCTCATGCAGACTTTCGTGTACGTCCGGAGCCCTCTGAGGTTTTGGCCGCACTCGACGTCGTCTAG